From Salipiger profundus, a single genomic window includes:
- a CDS encoding class II glutamine amidotransferase, translated as MCGIVGLFLKKDDLRPRLGDMLTDMLITMTDRGPDSAGIAIYGAQGEGHKITVQSDTPVEDFAGLDIALGEALGAPVAMKQADTHAVLTVPGDALKPAAAFLEARGLRIMGAGEAMEIYKEVGLPRDVAARFDLRSMGGTHGIGHTRMATESAVTTLGAHPFSTDEDQCLVHNGSLSNHNSMRRLLTEKGFAPKTENDTEVAACYISSRLAEGANLGEALEGTIRDLDGFFTFVMGTKTGFGVVRDPIACKPAVMAETDDYVAFGSEYRAFADLPGIDTAKIWEPEPATVYFWERDA; from the coding sequence ATGTGTGGCATCGTAGGATTGTTCCTGAAGAAGGATGACCTCCGCCCCCGCCTGGGCGACATGCTGACCGACATGCTCATCACCATGACCGACCGCGGCCCCGACAGCGCCGGGATCGCGATCTACGGGGCGCAGGGCGAGGGGCACAAGATCACCGTCCAGTCCGACACCCCGGTCGAGGATTTCGCCGGGCTCGACATCGCGCTCGGCGAGGCCCTTGGGGCGCCCGTGGCGATGAAGCAGGCGGACACCCACGCGGTGCTCACCGTGCCCGGCGATGCCCTGAAGCCGGCGGCCGCCTTCCTCGAGGCGCGCGGCCTGCGCATCATGGGCGCCGGCGAGGCGATGGAGATCTACAAGGAGGTGGGGCTGCCGCGCGACGTGGCCGCGCGCTTCGACCTGCGCTCGATGGGCGGCACCCACGGCATCGGCCATACCCGCATGGCCACCGAAAGCGCCGTCACCACGCTTGGTGCGCACCCGTTCTCGACCGACGAGGACCAGTGCCTCGTGCACAACGGCTCGCTGTCGAACCACAACTCGATGCGCCGGCTGCTGACCGAGAAGGGCTTCGCGCCGAAGACCGAGAACGATACCGAGGTCGCCGCCTGCTACATCTCCTCGCGGCTGGCCGAGGGAGCCAACCTCGGCGAGGCGCTCGAGGGCACGATCCGCGATCTCGACGGCTTCTTCACCTTCGTCATGGGCACGAAAACCGGCTTCGGCGTGGTCCGTGACCCGATCGCCTGCAAGCCCGCGGTGATGGCCGAAACCGACGATTACGTCGCCTTCGGCAGCGAATACCGCGCCTTTGCCGACCTGCCGGGGATCGACACCGCGAAGATCTGGGAGCCCGAACCCGCCACCGTCTATTTCTGGGAGCGCGACGCATGA
- a CDS encoding FMN-binding glutamate synthase family protein, which translates to MKDTPQTMPRQSWTFSNEVNSEIRRAAHTGIYDIRGGGAKRRVPHFDDLLFLGASMSRYPLEGYREKCETSVTLGTRFAKKPIELKIPITIAGMSFGSLSGPAKEALGRGATMAGTSTTTGDGGMTEEERGHSEKLVYQYLPSRYGMNPDDLRRADAIEVVVGQGAKPGGGGMLLGQKITERVAGMRDLPQGIDQRSACRHPDWTGPDDLEIKILELREITGWEKPIYIKVGGARPYYDVALSVKAGADVIVLDGMQGGTAATQDVFIEHVGQPTLACIRPAVKALQDLGMHRKVQLVVSGGIRTGADVAKALALGADAVSIGTAALVALGDNDPKWEQEYRALGSTTGAYDDWHEGRDPAGITTQDPELMARLDPVEAGRRLRNYLNVLTLECQTLARACGHNHVHNLEPEDLCALTMEAAAMAQVPLAGTDWYPGKPGF; encoded by the coding sequence ATGAAAGACACGCCCCAGACCATGCCGCGCCAGTCCTGGACCTTCTCCAACGAGGTGAACTCCGAGATCCGGCGCGCCGCCCATACCGGCATCTACGACATCCGTGGCGGCGGCGCGAAACGCCGGGTGCCGCATTTCGATGACCTGCTGTTTCTCGGCGCGTCGATGTCGCGCTACCCGCTCGAGGGCTACCGCGAGAAATGCGAGACCTCCGTCACTCTCGGCACCCGGTTTGCCAAGAAACCCATCGAGCTGAAGATCCCGATCACCATCGCCGGCATGTCCTTCGGCTCGCTGTCGGGTCCGGCGAAAGAGGCGCTCGGGCGCGGCGCGACGATGGCCGGCACCTCGACCACCACCGGCGACGGCGGCATGACCGAGGAAGAGCGCGGCCATTCCGAAAAGCTCGTCTACCAGTACCTGCCCAGCCGCTACGGCATGAACCCCGACGACCTGCGCCGCGCCGACGCCATCGAGGTGGTGGTGGGGCAGGGCGCCAAGCCCGGCGGCGGCGGCATGCTGCTGGGGCAGAAGATCACCGAGCGCGTCGCCGGCATGCGCGACCTTCCGCAGGGCATCGACCAGCGCTCCGCCTGCCGTCACCCGGACTGGACCGGACCGGACGACCTCGAGATCAAGATCCTCGAACTGCGCGAGATCACCGGCTGGGAAAAGCCCATCTACATCAAGGTCGGCGGCGCGCGCCCCTACTACGACGTGGCGCTCTCGGTGAAGGCCGGCGCCGACGTCATCGTCCTCGATGGCATGCAGGGCGGCACGGCGGCCACGCAGGACGTATTCATCGAGCACGTCGGCCAGCCGACGCTGGCCTGCATCCGGCCCGCCGTGAAGGCGCTGCAGGACCTCGGCATGCACCGCAAGGTTCAGCTGGTGGTCTCGGGCGGCATCCGCACCGGCGCCGATGTCGCCAAGGCGCTGGCGCTCGGCGCCGACGCGGTCTCCATCGGCACCGCCGCCCTCGTGGCCCTCGGCGACAACGACCCGAAATGGGAGCAGGAATACCGCGCCCTCGGCTCGACCACCGGCGCCTATGACGACTGGCACGAAGGCCGCGATCCCGCCGGCATCACCACGCAGGACCCCGAGCTGATGGCGCGGCTCGACCCGGTCGAGGCCGGGCGGCGCCTGCGCAACTACCTCAACGTGCTCACGCTCGAATGCCAGACGCTGGCCCGCGCCTGCGGCCACAACCACGTGCACAACCTCGAACCCGAGGATCTCTGCGCGCTCACCATGGAGGCCGCCGCGATGGCGCAGGTGCCGCTCGCCGGCACCGACTGGTATCCCGGCAAGCCCGGGTTCTGA
- a CDS encoding helix-turn-helix domain-containing protein, translating to MKSETQTKLTQNPHAVREQREKNLEVAIGRQVRELRKRQRMTGSELATQTGLSVGMLSKIENGVISPSLNTLQALANALRVPLVQLFSGFEEPRGAMHVKAGQGVEIERAGTRAGHQYNLLGHIGSNNSGVVVEPYLITLDNDSDRFPAFQHEGIELIYMLEGVLDYRHGDQLYLLEPGDSLLFDSDAPHGPEGLVQLPARYLSIITYPQAR from the coding sequence ATGAAGAGCGAGACGCAGACCAAGCTCACCCAGAACCCGCACGCCGTTCGCGAGCAGCGGGAAAAGAACCTCGAGGTCGCCATCGGGCGACAGGTGCGCGAGCTGCGAAAGCGCCAGCGCATGACCGGCTCCGAGCTGGCGACGCAGACCGGGCTGTCGGTGGGGATGCTGTCCAAGATCGAGAACGGGGTGATCTCGCCTTCGCTCAACACGCTGCAGGCGCTTGCCAACGCGCTGCGGGTGCCGCTGGTGCAGCTGTTCTCGGGCTTCGAGGAGCCGCGCGGCGCGATGCACGTCAAGGCGGGGCAGGGTGTCGAGATAGAGCGCGCGGGCACCCGGGCGGGGCACCAGTACAACCTGCTGGGCCACATCGGCTCGAACAACTCGGGCGTGGTGGTCGAGCCCTACCTGATCACGCTCGACAACGACTCCGACCGCTTCCCGGCCTTCCAGCACGAGGGGATCGAACTGATCTACATGCTCGAGGGCGTGCTCGACTACCGCCACGGCGACCAGCTCTACCTGCTCGAGCCCGGCGACTCGCTGCTGTTCGATTCCGATGCGCCGCACGGGCCCGAGGGGCTGGTGCAGCTGCCGGCACGCTACCTGTCGATCATCACCTACCCTCAGGCGCGCTGA
- a CDS encoding GltB/FmdC/FwdC-like GXGXG domain-containing protein, producing the protein MAEIELREVNSTLQGAPATNRTQFEVLNTRGSHAIAVGLDADIEVTVKGSTGYYCAGMNKQATVHVTGSVGPGVAENMMSGTVIVDGDASQYAGATAHGGLLVIKGNASSRCGISMKGIDIVVHGNIGHMSAFMAQKGNLVVLGDAGSALGDSVYEARLFVRGSVASLGADCIEKEMRPEHLELLADLLEKAGADAKPEDFKRYGSARKLYHFNIDHADEY; encoded by the coding sequence ATGGCCGAGATCGAGCTGCGCGAGGTCAACAGCACCCTGCAGGGGGCGCCCGCCACCAACCGCACGCAGTTCGAGGTGCTCAACACCCGTGGCAGCCATGCCATCGCCGTGGGCCTCGACGCCGACATCGAGGTCACCGTGAAGGGCTCCACCGGCTACTATTGCGCCGGCATGAACAAGCAGGCCACGGTGCATGTCACCGGCTCCGTGGGCCCGGGCGTGGCCGAGAACATGATGAGCGGCACGGTGATCGTCGACGGCGACGCCTCGCAATACGCCGGCGCCACGGCGCATGGCGGGCTGCTGGTGATCAAGGGCAACGCCTCGTCGCGCTGCGGTATCTCGATGAAGGGCATCGACATCGTGGTGCATGGCAACATCGGCCACATGTCCGCCTTCATGGCGCAGAAGGGCAACCTCGTGGTGCTGGGCGATGCGGGCTCTGCGCTCGGCGACTCGGTCTACGAGGCCCGGCTCTTCGTGCGCGGCTCGGTGGCCTCGCTCGGCGCCGACTGCATCGAGAAGGAGATGCGCCCCGAGCATCTCGAGCTGCTGGCCGACCTGCTGGAAAAGGCGGGCGCCGACGCGAAGCCCGAGGACTTCAAGCGCTACGGCTCGGCCCGCAAGCTCTACCACTTCAACATCGACCACGCCGACGAATACTGA
- the glnT gene encoding type III glutamate--ammonia ligase: MTDLAAFAREKGVKYFMISFTDLFGGQRAKLVPAQAITDMARDGAGFAGFATWLDMTPAHPDMLAVPDPETVIQLPWKPEVAWVAANCVMEDEEVPQAPRNVLRALVAEAEKEGLRVKTGIEAEFFLLTPEGTKISDEADTAEKPCYDQQAVMRRYDVIAEICDYMLELGWGPYQNDHEDANGQFEMNWEFDDALVTADRHSFFKFMVKSVAEKHGLRATFMPKPIEGLTGNGCHAHISVWDLAGETNAFADPSKELGLSDKGRTFLGGIMKHATAMAAITNPTVNSYKRINAPRTLSGATWAPNTVTWTGNNRTHMVRVPGPGRFELRLPDGAANPYLLQAVIIAAGLSGIRSKASPGPRYDIDMYAEGHTVRDAPKLPLNMLDAIRALDADEELKEMMGTDFAASFIKKKREEWDSFVSHFSNWEREHTLDI, from the coding sequence ATGACCGATCTCGCCGCCTTCGCCCGCGAAAAGGGCGTGAAGTACTTCATGATCTCCTTCACCGACCTGTTCGGCGGCCAGCGGGCCAAGCTCGTGCCGGCGCAGGCCATCACCGACATGGCACGGGATGGCGCGGGCTTCGCGGGCTTCGCCACCTGGCTCGACATGACGCCCGCGCATCCCGACATGCTGGCGGTGCCCGACCCCGAAACGGTGATCCAGCTGCCCTGGAAGCCCGAGGTCGCCTGGGTCGCCGCCAACTGCGTCATGGAGGACGAGGAGGTGCCGCAGGCCCCTCGCAACGTGCTGCGCGCGCTGGTGGCCGAGGCCGAAAAGGAGGGATTGCGCGTGAAGACCGGCATCGAGGCCGAGTTCTTCCTGCTCACCCCCGAGGGCACGAAGATCTCGGACGAGGCCGACACCGCCGAGAAGCCCTGCTACGATCAGCAGGCGGTGATGCGCCGCTACGACGTCATCGCCGAGATCTGCGACTACATGCTCGAGCTGGGCTGGGGCCCGTACCAGAACGACCACGAGGACGCCAACGGCCAGTTCGAGATGAACTGGGAATTCGACGACGCACTCGTCACCGCCGACCGCCACAGCTTCTTCAAGTTCATGGTCAAGTCGGTGGCCGAGAAGCACGGGCTGCGCGCCACCTTCATGCCCAAGCCGATCGAGGGGCTGACCGGCAACGGCTGCCACGCGCATATCTCGGTCTGGGATCTCGCGGGGGAAACCAATGCCTTCGCGGACCCCTCGAAGGAGCTGGGTCTGTCCGACAAGGGCCGCACTTTCCTCGGCGGCATCATGAAGCACGCCACCGCGATGGCGGCGATCACCAACCCCACGGTCAACAGCTACAAGCGCATCAACGCGCCGCGCACGCTGTCGGGCGCGACATGGGCGCCCAACACGGTCACATGGACCGGCAACAACCGCACCCACATGGTGCGCGTGCCGGGGCCGGGCCGCTTCGAGCTGCGGCTGCCCGACGGCGCGGCGAACCCCTACCTGCTGCAGGCGGTCATCATCGCCGCGGGTCTCTCGGGCATCCGCTCCAAGGCCAGCCCCGGGCCGCGTTACGACATCGACATGTATGCCGAGGGCCACACGGTGCGCGACGCGCCGAAACTGCCGCTCAACATGCTCGACGCGATCCGCGCGCTCGACGCCGACGAGGAACTGAAGGAGATGATGGGCACCGATTTCGCCGCCTCCTTCATCAAGAAGAAGCGCGAGGAATGGGACAGCTTCGTGTCGCATTTCTCGAACTGGGAACGCGAGCACACGCTCGACATCTGA
- a CDS encoding sarcosine oxidase subunit beta family protein gives MQFNGLRVLWEGLTGHRGWKPLWRDPEPQPEYDFIVVGGGGHGLATAYYLANTFGEARVAVLEKGWLGSGNIGRNTTIIRSNYLLPGNQPFYEFSMKLWEGLEQEFNFNAMVSQRGILNLCHSDGQRDAFRRRGNAMLLSGADAELLGAEAVRSMYPFLNFDNARFPIKGGLLQRRAGTARHDGVAWGYARGADRKGVDIIQNCEVTGFRIEAGAVRGVETSRGFIGARKVGVAVAGSSSRVMAKAGMRLPIESHVLQAFVSEGLKPVLDGVITFGAGHFYVSQSDKGGLVFGGDIDGYNSYAQRGNLPVVEDVIEGGMALMPMLGRARLLRSWGGIMDMSMDGSPIIDATHIDGLYLNAGWCYGGFKATPASGYAFAHLLATGRPHPTATAFRLDRFARGELIDEKGVGAQPNLH, from the coding sequence ATGCAGTTCAACGGCCTCCGCGTCCTCTGGGAGGGGCTGACCGGTCACCGGGGCTGGAAACCGCTCTGGCGCGATCCCGAGCCGCAGCCCGAATACGACTTCATCGTCGTCGGCGGCGGCGGGCACGGGCTCGCCACCGCCTACTACCTTGCCAACACCTTCGGCGAGGCGCGCGTCGCGGTTCTTGAAAAGGGCTGGCTCGGCTCGGGCAACATCGGGCGCAACACCACGATCATCCGCTCCAACTACCTGCTGCCCGGCAACCAGCCCTTCTACGAGTTCTCGATGAAGCTCTGGGAGGGGCTCGAGCAGGAATTCAACTTCAACGCCATGGTGTCGCAGCGCGGCATCCTGAACCTCTGCCACAGCGACGGCCAGCGCGATGCCTTCCGGCGGCGTGGAAACGCGATGCTGCTCTCCGGCGCCGATGCCGAACTGCTCGGCGCCGAAGCGGTGCGGTCGATGTATCCGTTCCTCAACTTCGACAACGCCCGCTTTCCCATCAAGGGCGGGCTGCTGCAACGCCGCGCCGGCACTGCGCGGCACGACGGCGTGGCCTGGGGCTATGCCCGCGGCGCCGACCGCAAGGGCGTCGACATCATCCAGAACTGCGAGGTCACCGGCTTCCGCATCGAGGCGGGCGCGGTCCGCGGCGTCGAGACCTCGCGCGGCTTCATCGGCGCGAGGAAGGTCGGCGTCGCCGTCGCGGGTTCGTCCTCGCGGGTGATGGCAAAGGCCGGGATGCGCCTTCCGATCGAAAGCCACGTTCTGCAGGCCTTCGTCTCCGAGGGGCTGAAGCCGGTGCTCGACGGCGTCATCACCTTCGGTGCGGGGCATTTCTACGTCAGCCAGTCCGACAAGGGCGGGCTGGTCTTCGGCGGCGACATCGACGGCTACAACTCCTACGCGCAGCGCGGCAACCTGCCGGTGGTCGAGGACGTGATCGAGGGCGGCATGGCACTGATGCCGATGCTCGGTCGGGCCCGGCTGCTGCGCAGCTGGGGCGGCATCATGGACATGTCGATGGACGGCTCGCCGATCATCGACGCCACCCACATCGACGGTCTCTACCTGAACGCGGGCTGGTGTTACGGCGGCTTCAAGGCGACGCCCGCCAGCGGCTACGCCTTCGCCCATCTGCTCGCCACCGGCCGCCCGCATCCGACCGCCACCGCCTTCCGGCTCGACCGCTTCGCGCGTGGCGAACTCATCGACGAAAAGGGCGTGGGCGCCCAGCCGAACCTGCACTGA
- a CDS encoding NCS1 family nucleobase:cation symporter-1: protein MTLNTDAEGYAAPPHAQDDTLSPVSPSEKTWSWFAIFNIWANDIQSLFGYSLVASLFISFGVSGWTAFAALIAAGVFVMFLVNLSGRPGETYGIPYPVFARASLGTAGAKLPAVLRATVAVFWYGVQVYFASTALALLIRSLTGAEGGTTVLGLTGIDWLSFVIVWAFHIVIFWRGMNWVEGFLNVAGPFVYLVMIGLVILLWQKSDGQLLAQAQTIFANPEATFATEFNGFVAIVGTMVAYFAAVMINFSDFSRYARDRRAMVLGNLVGLPFNMILFSALALLTTAGAAVVYGEEIINPTEIVGRTDSVILGMIAAVTFFAATVGINLVANFIPAVNGIANLAPTKIGFRAAGLITSGFALVIGGFWNSFISQFGISGFVNTLGATLAPIYGIMIVDYYLLRKQVLNRDALYDLRGGEYHYGNGWNNSALIAFCIAAVFSVATVWVPVLASLSGYAWVFGAVIGGAIFYLLAKKRTA from the coding sequence ATGACACTGAACACAGACGCCGAGGGCTACGCGGCGCCCCCGCACGCGCAGGACGACACGCTGAGCCCGGTGTCACCCTCCGAGAAGACGTGGAGCTGGTTCGCGATCTTCAACATCTGGGCGAACGACATCCAGTCGCTGTTCGGCTACTCGCTGGTGGCCTCGCTCTTCATCTCGTTCGGGGTGAGCGGCTGGACCGCCTTTGCCGCGCTGATCGCCGCCGGGGTCTTCGTGATGTTCCTCGTCAACCTCTCGGGACGGCCGGGCGAGACCTACGGCATCCCCTACCCGGTGTTCGCCCGCGCGAGCCTCGGCACGGCGGGCGCCAAGCTGCCGGCGGTGCTGCGGGCGACGGTGGCGGTGTTCTGGTACGGCGTGCAGGTCTACTTCGCCTCGACCGCGCTGGCGCTGCTGATCCGCTCGCTCACCGGGGCCGAGGGCGGCACCACGGTGCTGGGCCTCACCGGTATCGACTGGCTGTCCTTCGTGATCGTCTGGGCCTTTCACATCGTGATCTTCTGGCGCGGCATGAACTGGGTCGAGGGCTTCCTCAACGTGGCCGGGCCCTTCGTCTACCTGGTGATGATCGGCCTCGTGATCCTGCTCTGGCAGAAATCCGACGGCCAGCTGCTGGCGCAGGCGCAAACCATCTTCGCCAACCCCGAGGCGACCTTCGCGACCGAGTTCAACGGGTTCGTCGCCATCGTCGGCACCATGGTGGCCTATTTCGCCGCGGTGATGATCAACTTCAGCGACTTCTCGCGCTACGCCAGGGACCGGCGCGCCATGGTGCTCGGCAACCTCGTCGGGCTGCCCTTCAACATGATCCTGTTCTCGGCGCTGGCGCTGCTGACGACCGCCGGCGCGGCGGTCGTCTACGGCGAGGAGATCATCAACCCGACCGAGATCGTCGGCCGCACCGACAGCGTCATCCTCGGCATGATCGCCGCCGTCACCTTCTTCGCGGCGACCGTGGGCATCAACCTCGTGGCGAACTTCATCCCGGCGGTGAACGGCATCGCCAACCTCGCGCCGACGAAGATCGGCTTCCGGGCTGCGGGGCTCATCACCTCGGGCTTCGCGCTGGTGATCGGCGGCTTCTGGAACAGCTTCATCAGCCAGTTCGGCATCTCGGGTTTCGTGAACACGCTCGGCGCGACGCTGGCGCCGATCTACGGCATCATGATCGTCGACTACTACCTGCTGCGGAAGCAGGTGCTGAACCGCGATGCGCTGTATGACCTGCGCGGCGGCGAATACCACTACGGCAACGGCTGGAACAATTCGGCGCTGATCGCCTTCTGCATCGCGGCGGTGTTCTCGGTGGCAACGGTCTGGGTGCCGGTGCTGGCGAGCCTGTCGGGCTATGCCTGGGTGTTCGGCGCGGTGATCGGCGGCGCGATCTTCTACCTGCTGGCGAAGAAGCGCACAGCCTGA
- a CDS encoding iron-containing alcohol dehydrogenase translates to MSYAANWAWPTPIRFGAGRIDDLPDACRAAGIRKPLVVTDRGLAALPMTALVLDILRKAGFDADLFADVDPNPNERNLGVGVVTFKQGRHDGVVALGGGSGLDLGKLIAFMAGQSRPVWDFEDIGDWWTRADAEAIASIVAIPTTAGTGAEVGRASVLTDSETHRKKIIFHPQMMPAQVICDPELTVGMPPFITAGTGVDALAHCIEAYCSPTYAPMHDGVALEGLRLCKDYLPRAYRDGTDIEARAQMMTAAAAGATAFQKGLGAIHALSHPVGAHHDTHHGTTNGVVMLPVLRFNRPAIEEKIARAAAYLGLEPSFDAFLSWIEALLAELQIPTTLDALGVTDPDLDALCAAALVDPTAGTNPVPLTAENVRPLYESCFQS, encoded by the coding sequence ATGAGCTACGCTGCAAACTGGGCATGGCCCACCCCGATCCGCTTCGGCGCGGGCCGGATCGACGACCTGCCCGACGCCTGCCGCGCCGCCGGCATCAGGAAACCGCTGGTGGTCACCGACCGCGGGCTCGCGGCGCTGCCGATGACGGCGCTGGTGCTCGACATCCTCCGGAAGGCGGGCTTCGACGCGGATCTCTTCGCGGACGTCGACCCCAACCCCAACGAGCGCAACCTCGGCGTCGGCGTGGTGACCTTCAAGCAGGGCCGGCACGACGGGGTCGTAGCGCTGGGCGGCGGCTCGGGGCTGGATCTCGGGAAGCTCATCGCGTTCATGGCGGGGCAGTCGCGCCCGGTCTGGGATTTCGAGGATATCGGCGACTGGTGGACCCGCGCCGATGCCGAGGCCATCGCCTCCATCGTCGCGATCCCCACCACCGCCGGTACCGGCGCCGAGGTCGGCCGGGCCTCGGTGCTGACGGACTCGGAAACGCACCGGAAGAAGATCATCTTCCATCCGCAGATGATGCCCGCGCAGGTGATCTGCGACCCGGAACTGACCGTCGGGATGCCGCCCTTCATCACCGCCGGCACCGGTGTCGATGCGCTGGCGCATTGCATCGAGGCCTATTGCTCGCCGACCTATGCGCCGATGCACGACGGCGTCGCGCTCGAAGGTTTGCGGCTGTGCAAGGACTACCTGCCGCGCGCCTACCGCGACGGCACCGACATCGAGGCGCGGGCGCAGATGATGACCGCCGCCGCCGCCGGGGCGACGGCCTTTCAGAAAGGGCTGGGCGCGATCCATGCGCTCTCGCATCCCGTCGGCGCGCATCACGACACCCACCACGGCACGACGAACGGCGTGGTCATGCTGCCGGTCTTGCGCTTCAACCGTCCCGCCATCGAGGAGAAGATCGCCCGCGCCGCCGCCTATCTCGGGCTCGAGCCGAGCTTCGACGCCTTCCTGAGCTGGATCGAGGCGCTGCTTGCCGAGTTGCAGATCCCCACGACGCTCGATGCGCTTGGCGTCACCGATCCCGACCTCGATGCGCTCTGTGCCGCGGCGCTCGTCGATCCGACTGCCGGCACCAATCCGGTGCCGCTCACGGCCGAGAACGTCCGCCCGCTCTACGAGAGCTGTTTCCAGTCATGA